The sequence TGAATATCGTGAAACCCAGGCCGTAGCCGAACTGCTCGAGCGCCACCAGGGGGTAGACCATCCCGATCGACGGTTGATGATAGGCCATGTACACAAAAAAGAGGTCTGGCAGATGCATGGCGATCACCATGGGCCAGACGCAGCGCCTGAACCCATACCGCGCGATGAGCCATCCTCCAAGGATCCCTCCGGAAACCAGGCACAGAACACCCACGGTCCCGTAAACGAGGCCGACCTCTTTGGTAGTGAGCCCCAGCCCGCCAACACCTGCCGCGTCGAGAAGAAAGGGGGAGACCAGTTTCAGGAGCATGGCCTCACCCAGGCGATAGAACAGGATGAACGCCAGCGTCACCCCGATATTTTCCTGCCGGAAGTAAGCGCTGAAGACCTCAACAAATGACGCGTCCTCTTTCTTTCCTTTTCCCGGATCGCCGCTGTCGGACGCGGGAAACGGGAGCATGAATTTGTGATATATCGCCGCCCCCGCGAAGATCAACCCGGATGCGGCCATGACCGTTGACCAGCTCCACGCGATATCATTATTGCTCGATGTTTCGAGCATACCCGCGACGTACACGAGGAATCCGGAGCCGAAGATCATTGCCAGCCGGTAAAATCCCGCGCGCAGTCCCACGAACAGTGCCTGCTCTTTTTCCGTGAGCGCGAGCATATAGAATCCGTCCGTGGCAATGTCATAGGTCGCGGAAATGAACGCCCCCGCGCAGAACGCCGCCAGGGACAGGAAAAAGAACGACCCGGACCTGAGCGAAAAGGCGATGACGAACATGCAGAGGCTCATTGCCGCCTGGGTACTGAGGATCCACTTCCGCTTGGTCGAATACACGTCAACCGCCGGTCCCCAAAACATTTTGAGGACCCAGGGCAGATAGAGCCAGCTTGTCCAGAAGGCAATGTGGGCGTTGTCAATGCCCATGCGCTTGTACAGGATGACCGACACCGTATTGATCAGCACGTAGGGCAGGCCTTCGGCAAAGTAGAGTGTGGGCAGGAAGGACCAGGGGTTGCGGGTACTGGATTGTTTTGTCATGGGGAAAAGAGTAGCAGATTGACGGGGAAACTTCCAGAGAAAAAGAGGCCCTCGCCAGCACGGGAGAGGGCTCAAGCCAAACAATGACTTATTATTTTGCCGATATGATCTTTTTTAATTGCTCAATTTCTTTCTGCTGTTCCTTGATCGCCTCTATCAGCACCGGGATGATCTCTGTGTAAGCGACACTCTTCGTGCCATCAGGCGCGGTGTTCACAATTTCAGGAAGAACCTTTTCTATCTCCTGTGCTATCACACCATAGTGCCTCCCCTCTTGGAAGCCCCTGTCCATATATTCTTCCGTCTTCCATTCATAGGAAAGACCATTCAAGCTTAGCACCTTG comes from Nitrospirota bacterium and encodes:
- a CDS encoding AmpG family muropeptide MFS transporter, with amino-acid sequence MTKQSSTRNPWSFLPTLYFAEGLPYVLINTVSVILYKRMGIDNAHIAFWTSWLYLPWVLKMFWGPAVDVYSTKRKWILSTQAAMSLCMFVIAFSLRSGSFFFLSLAAFCAGAFISATYDIATDGFYMLALTEKEQALFVGLRAGFYRLAMIFGSGFLVYVAGMLETSSNNDIAWSWSTVMAASGLIFAGAAIYHKFMLPFPASDSGDPGKGKKEDASFVEVFSAYFRQENIGVTLAFILFYRLGEAMLLKLVSPFLLDAAGVGGLGLTTKEVGLVYGTVGVLCLVSGGILGGWLIARYGFRRCVWPMVIAMHLPDLFFVYMAYHQPSIGMVYPLVALEQFGYGLGFTIFTVYLMYSAQGRFKTSHYAISTGIMALGMMLPGFVSGWLQQAVGYKMFFVIVCVMTIPGMLTIFFLPKERMERSE
- a CDS encoding tail fiber domain-containing protein, whose protein sequence is MLSLNGLSYEWKTEEYMDRGFQEGRHYGVIAQEIEKVLPEIVNTAPDGTKSVAYTEIIPVLIEAIKEQQKEIEQLKKIISAK